From a single Tachypleus tridentatus isolate NWPU-2018 chromosome 6, ASM421037v1, whole genome shotgun sequence genomic region:
- the LOC143253346 gene encoding uncharacterized protein LOC143253346 isoform X2, giving the protein MESAGGTESANVPTITTADISEELPNTDEGTFPSPENETQTVSVGLSVSALPNVLVATSQGLFTPEQLHEAGLKTTHFVIHDQAAIDTAVFKLKTPTTPLTPSPVCTPGTPLTPISAGITEKKLPGFKYNWEPSVHDPVLPVRCRNVCGELHKNRFGSGGRGKCIKVGESWYTPSEFEAICGRANSKDWKRSIRYAGRTLQCLIEDGVLQPHATSCTCTACCDDTTVSGPVRLFIPYKRKKRDKDDSLKKLHIHQEYSNSPVESPIIQECECNETFPVMAASNTLVDESGGGTMIVTTAATPQTPVTGTTLDINEQRHWWQLEEMIKNLLRQVQELQKQVEAVKVQSVSAREVAVHQVKTQLEKEKKEALSTSRIEAQMNLSRAILEARMEKEIAVQQAVQQARVEILENQDNNSAEK; this is encoded by the exons ATGGAGAGCGCTGGAGGAACCGAATCTGCGAATGTTCCCACCATAACTACTGCCGATATATCCGAGGAGCTTCCGAATACGGACGAAGGAACATTTCCTTCTCCGGAAAACGAAACGCAGACAGTCAGCGTTGGCCTTAGCGTTAGCGCTTTACCCAACGTCCTTGTTGCTACTAGCCAAGGTTTATTTACTCCAGAACAGTTGCATGAAGCAGGCTTGAAGACTACTCATTTTGTAATTCATGACCAAGCAGCTATTGATACGGCTGTATTTAAATTGAAAACACCCACCACACCTTTGACTCCTTCTCCTGTGTGTACTCCAGGGACACCACTTACTCCGATTAGTGCTGGCATTACAGAAAAGAAACTTCCTGGCTTCAAGTACAACTGGGAGCCCTCCGTCCACGATCCAGTTTTACCTGTTAGATGTCGAAATGTGTGCGGAGAACTTCATAAAAACAGATTTGGCTCAG gAGGAAGAGGAAAGTGTATTAAAGTTGGTGAAAGTTGGTACACCCCATCAGAGTTTGAGGCGATATGTGGAAGAGCTAACAGCAAAGACTGGAAAAGAAGCATTCGATATGCTGGTAGAACCCTTCAATGTCTTATTGAAGATGGTGTTCTTCAACCTCATGCTACATCTTGTACTTGTACTGCTTGTTGTGATGACACAACTGTG AGTGGACCAGTTCGTCTTTTTATaccatataaaagaaaaaaaagggacAAGGATGACTCTTTGAAGAAGCTTCATATCCATCAAGAATATTCTAATTCTCCAGTAGAAAGTCCCATAATACAAGAGTGTGAAT GTAATGAAACCTTCCCAGTGATGGCTGCTTCTAATACTCTGGTGGATGAATCTGGAG GAGGTACTATGATAGTAACAACAGCAGCTACCCCACAGACACCTGTGACAGGAACAACATTAGACATAAATGAACAGCGCCATTGGTGGCAACTAGAAGAG ATGATAAAGAACCTGTTGCGGCAAGTACAAGAACTCCAGAAACAAGTTGAAGCAGTAAAAGTACAAAGTGTTTCAGCTAGAGAAGTAGCTGTACATCAAGTGAAGACACAGcttgaaaaggagaaaaaagAG gcCCTAAGTACTTCTAGAATAGAAGCCCAAATGAACCTTTCTAGAGCCATTTTGGAAGCTCGTATGGAAAAAGAGATTGCTGTCCAGCAAGCTGTTCAACAAGCTAGAGTAGAGATTCTTGAAAACCAAGATAACAATTCAGCAGAAAAATAG
- the LOC143253346 gene encoding deformed epidermal autoregulatory factor 1 homolog isoform X3 yields MESAGGTESANVPTITTADISEELPNTDEGTFPSPENETQTVSVGLSVSALPNVLVATSQGLFTPEQLHEAGLKTTHFVIHDQAAIDTAVFKLKTPTTPLTPSPVCTPGTPLTPISAGITEKKLPGFKYNWEPSVHDPVLPVRCRNVCGELHKNRFGSGGRGKCIKVGESWYTPSEFEAICGRANSKDWKRSIRYAGRTLQCLIEDGVLQPHATSCTCTACCDDTTVSGPVRLFIPYKRKKRDKDDSLKKLHIHQEYSNSPVESPIIQECESEAVTLSTSGNETFPVMAASNTLVDESGGGTMIVTTAATPQTPVTGTTLDINEQRHWWQLEEMIKNLLRQVQELQKQVEAVKVQSVSAREVAVHQVKTQLEKEKKEALSTSRIEAQMNLSRAILEARMEKEIAVQQAVQQARVEILENQDNNSRCNNCNREAFHECTGCHRVSYCSVFCQRKDWTSHQEECGEMLAVEEGT; encoded by the exons ATGGAGAGCGCTGGAGGAACCGAATCTGCGAATGTTCCCACCATAACTACTGCCGATATATCCGAGGAGCTTCCGAATACGGACGAAGGAACATTTCCTTCTCCGGAAAACGAAACGCAGACAGTCAGCGTTGGCCTTAGCGTTAGCGCTTTACCCAACGTCCTTGTTGCTACTAGCCAAGGTTTATTTACTCCAGAACAGTTGCATGAAGCAGGCTTGAAGACTACTCATTTTGTAATTCATGACCAAGCAGCTATTGATACGGCTGTATTTAAATTGAAAACACCCACCACACCTTTGACTCCTTCTCCTGTGTGTACTCCAGGGACACCACTTACTCCGATTAGTGCTGGCATTACAGAAAAGAAACTTCCTGGCTTCAAGTACAACTGGGAGCCCTCCGTCCACGATCCAGTTTTACCTGTTAGATGTCGAAATGTGTGCGGAGAACTTCATAAAAACAGATTTGGCTCAG gAGGAAGAGGAAAGTGTATTAAAGTTGGTGAAAGTTGGTACACCCCATCAGAGTTTGAGGCGATATGTGGAAGAGCTAACAGCAAAGACTGGAAAAGAAGCATTCGATATGCTGGTAGAACCCTTCAATGTCTTATTGAAGATGGTGTTCTTCAACCTCATGCTACATCTTGTACTTGTACTGCTTGTTGTGATGACACAACTGTG AGTGGACCAGTTCGTCTTTTTATaccatataaaagaaaaaaaagggacAAGGATGACTCTTTGAAGAAGCTTCATATCCATCAAGAATATTCTAATTCTCCAGTAGAAAGTCCCATAATACAAGAGTGTGAAT cTGAAGCTGTAACTCTGTCCACTTCAGGTAATGAAACCTTCCCAGTGATGGCTGCTTCTAATACTCTGGTGGATGAATCTGGAG GAGGTACTATGATAGTAACAACAGCAGCTACCCCACAGACACCTGTGACAGGAACAACATTAGACATAAATGAACAGCGCCATTGGTGGCAACTAGAAGAG ATGATAAAGAACCTGTTGCGGCAAGTACAAGAACTCCAGAAACAAGTTGAAGCAGTAAAAGTACAAAGTGTTTCAGCTAGAGAAGTAGCTGTACATCAAGTGAAGACACAGcttgaaaaggagaaaaaagAG gcCCTAAGTACTTCTAGAATAGAAGCCCAAATGAACCTTTCTAGAGCCATTTTGGAAGCTCGTATGGAAAAAGAGATTGCTGTCCAGCAAGCTGTTCAACAAGCTAGAGTAGAGATTCTTGAAAACCAAGATAACAATTCA CGATGTAACAACTGTAACCGAGAAGCTTTCCACGAATGTACAGGATGCCATCGTGTCAGTTACTGTAGTGTTTTCTGCCAGCGGAAAGACTGGACAAGCCATCAGGAGGAATGTGGAGAAATGCTTGCTGTTGAAGAAGGAACATGA
- the LOC143253346 gene encoding uncharacterized protein LOC143253346 isoform X1: MESAGGTESANVPTITTADISEELPNTDEGTFPSPENETQTVSVGLSVSALPNVLVATSQGLFTPEQLHEAGLKTTHFVIHDQAAIDTAVFKLKTPTTPLTPSPVCTPGTPLTPISAGITEKKLPGFKYNWEPSVHDPVLPVRCRNVCGELHKNRFGSGGRGKCIKVGESWYTPSEFEAICGRANSKDWKRSIRYAGRTLQCLIEDGVLQPHATSCTCTACCDDTTVSGPVRLFIPYKRKKRDKDDSLKKLHIHQEYSNSPVESPIIQECESEAVTLSTSGNETFPVMAASNTLVDESGGGTMIVTTAATPQTPVTGTTLDINEQRHWWQLEEMIKNLLRQVQELQKQVEAVKVQSVSAREVAVHQVKTQLEKEKKEALSTSRIEAQMNLSRAILEARMEKEIAVQQAVQQARVEILENQDNNSAEK; encoded by the exons ATGGAGAGCGCTGGAGGAACCGAATCTGCGAATGTTCCCACCATAACTACTGCCGATATATCCGAGGAGCTTCCGAATACGGACGAAGGAACATTTCCTTCTCCGGAAAACGAAACGCAGACAGTCAGCGTTGGCCTTAGCGTTAGCGCTTTACCCAACGTCCTTGTTGCTACTAGCCAAGGTTTATTTACTCCAGAACAGTTGCATGAAGCAGGCTTGAAGACTACTCATTTTGTAATTCATGACCAAGCAGCTATTGATACGGCTGTATTTAAATTGAAAACACCCACCACACCTTTGACTCCTTCTCCTGTGTGTACTCCAGGGACACCACTTACTCCGATTAGTGCTGGCATTACAGAAAAGAAACTTCCTGGCTTCAAGTACAACTGGGAGCCCTCCGTCCACGATCCAGTTTTACCTGTTAGATGTCGAAATGTGTGCGGAGAACTTCATAAAAACAGATTTGGCTCAG gAGGAAGAGGAAAGTGTATTAAAGTTGGTGAAAGTTGGTACACCCCATCAGAGTTTGAGGCGATATGTGGAAGAGCTAACAGCAAAGACTGGAAAAGAAGCATTCGATATGCTGGTAGAACCCTTCAATGTCTTATTGAAGATGGTGTTCTTCAACCTCATGCTACATCTTGTACTTGTACTGCTTGTTGTGATGACACAACTGTG AGTGGACCAGTTCGTCTTTTTATaccatataaaagaaaaaaaagggacAAGGATGACTCTTTGAAGAAGCTTCATATCCATCAAGAATATTCTAATTCTCCAGTAGAAAGTCCCATAATACAAGAGTGTGAAT cTGAAGCTGTAACTCTGTCCACTTCAGGTAATGAAACCTTCCCAGTGATGGCTGCTTCTAATACTCTGGTGGATGAATCTGGAG GAGGTACTATGATAGTAACAACAGCAGCTACCCCACAGACACCTGTGACAGGAACAACATTAGACATAAATGAACAGCGCCATTGGTGGCAACTAGAAGAG ATGATAAAGAACCTGTTGCGGCAAGTACAAGAACTCCAGAAACAAGTTGAAGCAGTAAAAGTACAAAGTGTTTCAGCTAGAGAAGTAGCTGTACATCAAGTGAAGACACAGcttgaaaaggagaaaaaagAG gcCCTAAGTACTTCTAGAATAGAAGCCCAAATGAACCTTTCTAGAGCCATTTTGGAAGCTCGTATGGAAAAAGAGATTGCTGTCCAGCAAGCTGTTCAACAAGCTAGAGTAGAGATTCTTGAAAACCAAGATAACAATTCAGCAGAAAAATAG